In one Corallococcus sp. EGB genomic region, the following are encoded:
- a CDS encoding aminoglycoside phosphotransferase family protein encodes MELEAALRDQVGQAIGRPVPDAPIKKLKGDASNRSYYRVGTPPESWVLMVMPPDATKKSEEATKGEPPKELPFINVHRYLEKLGVRVPRILRYDEPAGIMVLEDLSDITFESALEGGRHNQALYTRAVDLLAKLRVQAEKQRDPDCLAFTRAFDEDLYDWELHHFREWGLEAWSGKQPTAEERAELDATFRSIAKTLAAAPRGFTHRDYQSRNIMVKEGELVVIDFQDALQGPRQYDLVALLRDSYVELDRDFVDTMLDRYIATFEQESGEKIDAKEFKAFFDLLTIQRKLKDAGRFEFINRVKGNPGFLVSIPASLRYVKAAFARRPELAGLQKLVAKYVPELAA; translated from the coding sequence ATGGAACTTGAGGCCGCCCTTCGCGACCAGGTGGGACAGGCCATTGGCCGTCCCGTCCCCGATGCCCCCATCAAGAAGCTGAAGGGCGACGCGAGCAACCGCTCCTACTACCGCGTCGGCACGCCCCCGGAGAGCTGGGTGCTGATGGTGATGCCGCCGGACGCGACGAAGAAGAGCGAGGAGGCCACCAAGGGCGAGCCCCCGAAGGAGCTGCCCTTCATCAACGTGCACCGCTACCTGGAGAAGCTGGGCGTGCGCGTGCCGCGCATCCTCCGCTACGACGAGCCCGCGGGCATCATGGTGCTGGAGGACCTGAGCGACATCACCTTCGAGTCCGCGCTGGAGGGCGGCCGCCACAACCAGGCGCTCTACACGCGCGCGGTGGACCTGCTGGCGAAGCTGCGCGTGCAGGCGGAGAAGCAGCGCGACCCGGACTGCCTGGCCTTCACGCGCGCCTTCGACGAGGACCTGTACGACTGGGAGCTGCACCACTTCCGCGAGTGGGGCCTGGAGGCCTGGAGCGGCAAGCAGCCCACGGCCGAGGAGCGCGCGGAGCTGGACGCCACGTTCCGGAGCATCGCGAAGACGCTTGCCGCCGCGCCGCGAGGCTTCACGCACCGCGACTACCAGAGCCGCAACATCATGGTGAAGGAGGGCGAGCTCGTCGTCATCGACTTCCAGGACGCGCTCCAGGGCCCGCGCCAGTACGACCTGGTGGCGCTCCTGCGCGACAGCTACGTGGAGCTGGACCGCGACTTCGTGGACACGATGCTGGACCGCTACATCGCCACGTTCGAGCAGGAGAGCGGGGAGAAGATCGACGCGAAGGAGTTCAAGGCGTTCTTCGACCTGCTCACCATCCAGCGCAAGCTGAAGGACGCGGGCCGCTTCGAGTTCATCAATCGCGTGAAGGGCAACCCGGGCTTCCTCGTCTCCATCCCCGCGTCGCTGCGCTACGTGAAGGCCGCGTTCGCGCGCCGGCCGGAGCTGGCGGGGCTGCAGAAGCTGGTGGCGAAGTACGTGCCCGAGCTGGCGGCCTGA
- a CDS encoding class I SAM-dependent methyltransferase yields the protein MSDEGNQQTPGAGMFENRLRKNAKHLRKWARAQGLTAFRVYDRDIPEYPYAVDLYGDHAHVVEFPRRKAHAKGATESSERDEVLAAVTAVLGVPPERISVKTHTPQPWGRSQYQRVGQGSERLVVEEQGLKFWVNLGDYLDTGLFMDHRNTRARVRTEAKGKRFLNLFAYTGAFTVYAAAGGAASSVSVDLSNTYLDWAEDNLVLNGLADPRHVLIRADAKAWLEDQAKHGDEKYDLIVCDPPSFSTSKKMSGTFDVQRDHVRMLEHLRALMAPGGVLYFSTNFLGFELKDSATRGMERVEELTPRSIPEDFHRKEIHRCWRMVAPSR from the coding sequence ATGTCGGACGAAGGCAACCAGCAGACACCGGGCGCGGGCATGTTCGAGAACCGCCTGCGCAAGAACGCGAAGCACCTGCGCAAGTGGGCCCGCGCGCAGGGGCTCACCGCCTTCCGCGTCTACGACCGGGACATCCCCGAGTACCCCTACGCCGTGGACCTCTACGGCGACCATGCCCACGTCGTGGAGTTCCCCCGCCGCAAGGCCCACGCGAAGGGCGCCACCGAAAGCTCCGAGCGCGACGAGGTGCTCGCCGCGGTCACCGCCGTGCTGGGCGTGCCGCCCGAGCGCATCTCCGTGAAGACGCACACGCCCCAGCCCTGGGGCCGCTCGCAGTACCAGCGCGTGGGCCAGGGCAGCGAGCGGCTGGTGGTGGAGGAGCAGGGCCTCAAGTTCTGGGTGAACCTGGGCGACTACCTGGACACCGGCCTCTTCATGGACCACCGCAACACCCGCGCGCGCGTGCGCACCGAGGCCAAGGGGAAGCGCTTCCTCAACCTCTTCGCGTACACCGGCGCGTTCACCGTGTACGCGGCGGCCGGCGGCGCGGCGAGCAGCGTGAGCGTGGACCTGTCCAACACGTACCTGGACTGGGCCGAGGACAACCTGGTGCTCAATGGCCTGGCGGACCCTCGCCACGTGCTCATCCGCGCGGACGCGAAGGCGTGGCTGGAGGACCAGGCGAAGCACGGGGATGAGAAGTACGACCTCATCGTCTGCGACCCGCCGTCGTTCTCCACGTCGAAGAAGATGTCGGGGACCTTCGACGTGCAGCGCGACCACGTGCGGATGCTGGAACACCTCCGGGCGCTCATGGCCCCCGGAGGCGTCCTCTACTTCTCCACCAACTTCCTGGGCTTCGAGCTGAAGGACTCCGCGACCCGGGGCATGGAACGGGTGGAGGAGCTCACCCCCCGCTCCATCCCCGAGGACTTCCACCGCAAGGAGATCCACCGCTGCTGGCGCATGGTGGCCCCCTCGCGGTGA
- a CDS encoding tRNA (cytidine(34)-2'-O)-methyltransferase translates to MLEPLASPLHLVLVSPQIPPNTGNVARLCAVTGCRLILVEPLGFSIDDRHLKRAGLDYWDKVFLKLYPTYDAYVAEYPQARRWLFSARAETSLYAARFEPGDHLVFGSEVTGLLPEVMEGGTGTPVTIPMLPERRSLNLSTSVGIGAYEALRQVQLGTAARQAPPSN, encoded by the coding sequence ATGCTTGAGCCGCTGGCGTCCCCTCTGCACCTGGTCCTCGTGTCGCCCCAGATTCCGCCCAACACCGGCAACGTGGCCCGGCTGTGCGCGGTGACGGGGTGCCGGCTCATCCTGGTGGAGCCCCTGGGGTTCTCCATCGACGACCGGCACCTGAAGCGGGCCGGGCTGGACTACTGGGACAAGGTGTTCCTGAAGCTGTACCCGACCTATGACGCCTATGTGGCGGAGTACCCCCAGGCCCGGCGGTGGCTGTTCTCGGCCCGGGCGGAGACGTCGCTGTACGCGGCGCGGTTCGAGCCGGGGGACCACCTGGTGTTCGGCTCGGAGGTGACGGGGCTGTTGCCGGAGGTGATGGAGGGGGGGACGGGGACGCCGGTGACCATTCCGATGCTGCCGGAGCGCCGGAGCTTGAATCTTTCGACGTCGGTGGGGATTGGCGCCTACGAGGCGCTGCGTCAGGTGCAGCTGGGGACAGCGGCCAGGCAGGCGCCGCCGTCGAATTGA
- a CDS encoding crotonase/enoyl-CoA hydratase family protein, producing MSVRVEKNGPVTTVILHRPEVRNAVDADTARALADAFRAFDADPDAKVGVLYGDDGTFCAGADLKAVSEGRLLRLEPDGDGPMGPSRMRLSKPVVAAISGHAVAGGLELALWCDLRVAEEDAVLGVFCRRWGVPLIDGGTVRLPRLIGLARALDLILTGRPVPAAEALGMGLVNRVVPKGEARSAAEALAAQIAAFPQACMNADRASAYAQADLAFEDAMRQEFEGGVKVLQTESIPGATRFAKGAGRHGRFD from the coding sequence ATGAGCGTGCGCGTCGAGAAGAACGGCCCCGTCACCACCGTCATCCTCCACCGGCCGGAGGTCCGCAACGCGGTGGACGCGGACACGGCCCGGGCGCTGGCGGACGCCTTCCGCGCTTTCGACGCGGACCCCGACGCGAAGGTGGGCGTCCTGTATGGGGATGACGGCACGTTCTGCGCGGGCGCGGACCTGAAGGCCGTGTCCGAAGGGCGCCTCTTGCGCCTGGAGCCGGACGGGGACGGGCCCATGGGGCCGTCACGCATGCGCCTGTCCAAGCCCGTGGTGGCGGCCATCAGCGGCCACGCGGTGGCGGGCGGCCTGGAGCTGGCCCTGTGGTGCGACCTGCGCGTCGCGGAGGAGGACGCGGTGCTGGGCGTCTTCTGCCGCCGCTGGGGCGTGCCGCTCATCGACGGGGGCACCGTGCGCCTGCCCCGGCTCATTGGCCTGGCGCGCGCGCTGGACCTCATCCTCACCGGGCGCCCCGTGCCGGCGGCGGAGGCGCTGGGCATGGGCCTGGTCAACCGCGTGGTGCCGAAGGGGGAGGCCCGGAGCGCCGCGGAGGCCCTGGCCGCCCAGATTGCCGCCTTCCCCCAGGCGTGCATGAACGCGGACCGGGCGTCCGCCTACGCCCAGGCCGACCTGGCCTTCGAAGACGCGATGCGCCAGGAGTTCGAGGGCGGGGTGAAGGTGCTCCAGACGGAGTCCATCCCCGGGGCCACGCGCTTCGCGAAGGGGGCGGGGCGGCACGGCCGGTTTGACTAG
- a CDS encoding Stp1/IreP family PP2C-type Ser/Thr phosphatase produces the protein MRIEVAGSTHVGMKRNHNEDNYLVLPEENLVCVADGMGGHSSGEIASRIAVDELGEFFRLTSKDQDATWPFKMDKQRNYDENRLATGIKLANARIFERATADSKYKGMGTTIVSVHFADNAAYVGHVGDSRVYFFRGGILQQVTEDHSLLNDYLKAKKLTPEEIENFPHKNVIVRALGMKEQVQVDVSRVDPLENDVFLLCSDGLSGMISDAQMQDILSRTPELEKACGQLIDLANAAGGNDNVTCVLARYHAA, from the coding sequence ATGCGCATCGAGGTCGCCGGCAGCACCCACGTCGGGATGAAGCGGAACCACAACGAGGACAACTACCTCGTGCTCCCCGAGGAGAACCTCGTCTGCGTGGCGGACGGCATGGGCGGCCACTCGTCCGGGGAGATCGCCAGCCGCATCGCCGTGGACGAGCTGGGTGAGTTCTTCCGCCTCACGTCCAAGGACCAGGACGCCACCTGGCCCTTCAAGATGGACAAGCAGCGCAACTACGACGAGAACCGCCTGGCCACCGGCATCAAGCTGGCGAACGCGCGCATCTTCGAGCGCGCCACGGCGGACTCCAAGTACAAGGGCATGGGCACCACCATCGTGTCCGTGCACTTCGCGGACAACGCGGCCTACGTGGGCCACGTGGGCGACAGCCGCGTGTACTTCTTCCGCGGCGGCATCCTCCAGCAGGTGACGGAGGACCACTCGCTGCTCAACGACTACCTCAAGGCGAAGAAGCTCACGCCGGAGGAGATCGAGAACTTCCCCCACAAGAACGTCATCGTGCGCGCGCTGGGGATGAAGGAGCAGGTGCAGGTGGACGTCTCGCGCGTGGATCCGCTGGAGAACGACGTCTTCCTCCTGTGCTCGGACGGCCTGAGCGGCATGATCAGCGACGCGCAGATGCAGGACATCCTGTCGCGCACCCCGGAGCTGGAGAAGGCCTGCGGCCAGCTCATCGACCTGGCGAACGCGGCGGGCGGCAACGACAACGTCACCTGCGTGCTCGCGCGCTACCACGCCGCCTGA
- a CDS encoding discoidin domain-containing protein, with protein sequence MRNRLLWPTCLLGVWLATGCESPPTPSDPAFPPVIEGDAEDLTASNCNPLVTRAVTASGDDGNVPANTQDDDLGTRWSAQGTGVWLQMDLGSAQTLTGTTIAWHRGNERQNHFVVSTSTDGSTFTQAYAGDSALNAAAQTVTFSSRSARYVRITVNGNTVNDWNSIAEARACAASAPPSSSDSGPALPRLPYLQSVKQTSAIIAFRTASTCNPTVRYGEGSSLTSSVSAGLSGTRHAVKLSDLSPGRTYGYVVEACGSKTGLRGFQTATASSATKAHFTAMGDFGTGGSMQAKVMAVMSTPQWRSELLLALGDNAYPDGTDAEFQAHLFTPMAGLLREVPMFATPGNHEYVTNQAQPYLDNMYLPANNPQGSERYYSFDWGPVHFLSLDSNCAVGLASTDRCTLAAQKAWAEADLAANTRPWVVAFFHHPSWSSGEHGSQLTMRRQFGPLFEKYGVDLVLTGHDHDYERSKPMYGDNVASGSQRGVPYLVVGSGGATLRPFATSQPAWSALRDSQAYGFLDVTVDGGTLTARLITSSNTVRDTLVLKKTLAKSSAQGVRASGLAAADAEEAYDTPPGPTDDRAEPKPRGPVPPADTPESVADPEEPLPQ encoded by the coding sequence ATGCGTAACCGACTGCTTTGGCCCACCTGCCTCTTGGGCGTGTGGCTCGCGACGGGCTGCGAGTCACCGCCCACTCCCAGCGATCCCGCCTTCCCGCCCGTCATCGAAGGCGATGCGGAGGACCTCACCGCATCCAACTGCAATCCGCTCGTCACCAGGGCGGTGACGGCCAGCGGTGACGACGGCAACGTCCCGGCCAACACACAGGACGACGACCTGGGCACGCGCTGGAGCGCGCAGGGCACGGGCGTGTGGCTGCAGATGGACCTGGGCTCGGCGCAGACGCTCACGGGCACCACCATCGCGTGGCACCGGGGCAACGAGCGCCAGAACCACTTCGTCGTCTCCACGTCCACCGACGGCAGCACCTTCACCCAGGCGTACGCGGGGGACAGCGCGCTCAATGCCGCCGCGCAGACGGTGACGTTCTCCTCGCGCAGCGCGCGCTACGTGCGCATCACCGTCAACGGCAACACGGTGAATGACTGGAACTCCATCGCGGAGGCCCGGGCGTGCGCGGCCAGCGCGCCGCCGTCCAGCAGCGACTCCGGCCCCGCGTTGCCGCGCCTGCCGTACCTGCAGAGCGTGAAGCAGACGTCCGCCATCATCGCCTTCCGCACCGCCAGCACCTGCAACCCCACCGTGCGCTACGGCGAGGGGAGCAGTCTCACGTCCTCCGTCAGCGCGGGCCTGTCCGGCACGCGCCACGCGGTGAAGCTGTCCGACCTGTCCCCGGGCCGCACCTATGGCTACGTGGTGGAGGCCTGCGGCAGCAAGACGGGCCTGCGCGGCTTCCAGACCGCCACGGCGTCCTCGGCCACGAAGGCGCACTTCACCGCGATGGGTGACTTCGGCACGGGCGGCAGCATGCAGGCGAAGGTGATGGCGGTGATGAGCACGCCGCAGTGGCGCTCGGAGCTGCTGCTGGCGCTGGGAGACAACGCCTATCCGGACGGCACGGACGCGGAGTTCCAGGCGCACCTCTTCACGCCCATGGCCGGCCTGCTGCGGGAAGTGCCCATGTTCGCCACGCCGGGCAACCACGAGTACGTGACGAACCAGGCGCAGCCGTACCTGGACAACATGTACCTGCCGGCCAACAACCCGCAGGGCTCCGAGCGCTACTACTCGTTCGACTGGGGCCCGGTGCACTTCCTCTCCCTGGACTCCAACTGCGCGGTGGGGCTCGCGTCCACGGACCGGTGCACGCTCGCGGCGCAGAAGGCGTGGGCGGAGGCGGACCTGGCCGCGAACACGCGCCCGTGGGTGGTGGCCTTCTTCCACCACCCGTCCTGGTCCAGCGGCGAGCACGGCTCCCAGCTCACCATGCGCCGCCAGTTCGGCCCGCTGTTCGAGAAGTACGGCGTGGACCTGGTCCTCACCGGCCATGACCACGACTACGAGCGCAGCAAGCCCATGTATGGTGACAACGTAGCCTCCGGCTCCCAGCGCGGCGTCCCGTACCTGGTGGTGGGCAGTGGCGGCGCCACGCTGCGTCCCTTCGCCACCAGCCAGCCCGCGTGGAGCGCGCTGCGCGACAGCCAGGCCTACGGCTTCCTGGACGTGACGGTGGACGGCGGCACCCTCACCGCGCGGCTGATCACCTCCAGCAACACCGTGCGCGACACGCTCGTCCTCAAGAAGACGCTGGCGAAGTCCTCGGCCCAGGGCGTCCGGGCCAGCGGCCTGGCCGCAGCCGATGCGGAGGAGGCCTACGACACGCCGCCGGGCCCCACGGACGACCGCGCCGAGCCGAAACCGCGTGGCCCCGTGCCGCCCGCGGACACGCCGGAGTCCGTGGCCGACCCCGAAGAGCCGCTTCCGCAGTAG
- a CDS encoding MaoC family dehydratase — protein sequence MRYFEDFPVGEIMERGPYVVTREEIITFARQFDPQPFHIDEDAAGKSIYGGIIASGWHTAAICHKLMVEGLLGQAAGMGSPGLDELRWKKPVRPGDSLKVRIETLEARPSASKPDRGALKLRLEVVNQHGEVVMTEVANALFARRPAP from the coding sequence ATGCGCTACTTCGAGGACTTCCCCGTGGGTGAGATCATGGAGCGGGGGCCCTACGTGGTGACGCGCGAGGAGATCATCACCTTCGCGCGCCAGTTCGACCCCCAGCCCTTCCACATCGACGAGGACGCCGCCGGCAAGAGCATCTACGGCGGCATCATCGCCAGCGGCTGGCACACCGCCGCCATCTGCCACAAGCTCATGGTGGAGGGGCTCCTGGGCCAGGCCGCCGGCATGGGCTCACCCGGCCTGGACGAGCTGCGCTGGAAGAAGCCGGTGCGCCCGGGGGACTCGCTCAAGGTGCGCATCGAGACGCTGGAGGCGAGGCCCTCCGCGAGCAAGCCGGACCGCGGCGCGCTCAAGCTGCGCCTGGAGGTCGTGAACCAGCACGGCGAGGTGGTGATGACGGAGGTGGCCAACGCCCTCTTCGCCCGCCGCCCGGCTCCCTAG
- a CDS encoding DUF192 domain-containing protein, which produces MHWRVTNETRQRLLADRAERAESFVQRFQGLMGRASLPMGGGMHIEPCNSIHTFFMRIPIDVAFLDAEGRIVKQLSALPPWRASSIYFKARSVLELPAGVLLASGTQEGDRLVFTPAEAPGD; this is translated from the coding sequence ATGCACTGGAGGGTGACCAACGAAACGCGGCAGCGGCTGCTCGCGGACCGCGCTGAACGCGCCGAGTCCTTCGTCCAGCGCTTCCAGGGGCTCATGGGCCGCGCCTCGCTGCCCATGGGGGGCGGGATGCACATCGAGCCCTGCAACTCCATCCACACCTTCTTCATGCGCATCCCCATCGACGTCGCCTTCCTGGACGCGGAAGGGCGCATCGTCAAGCAACTGTCCGCCCTGCCGCCGTGGCGCGCCTCGTCCATCTACTTCAAGGCCCGCTCCGTCCTGGAGCTGCCCGCCGGGGTCCTCCTGGCCAGCGGCACCCAGGAGGGCGACCGCCTGGTCTTCACCCCCGCAGAGGCCCCTGGCGACTAG
- a CDS encoding NDP-sugar synthase, producing the protein MKAMVLCAGLGTRLRPLTERWPKPAMPFLGQPLLRYHLAVLRAAGVTEVGINTHHLPDTMAAVARAECERAGLPLHVVHEPVIQGTGGGIRGLRDFLSGEDFLVFNGDILFPVDLRPVVAAHRESGAVATMVLLPMPEGEKYAAVEADAGGQVRRIAGYGPGGDGLKPWHFTGVHVMSPSVFDFMTAEGPEDINREVYVRVMQAGLQVRGHAVDAYWSDLGMPSRYLATVRDVLEGRVPLQALGKDSPLHGLKAGADGAWVHPQARVAGTVRGPAYVGAGSVVDAGATVGPGVSVGPGARVGQGARLERCAVFEETPVSPGEALTEVLAWGPHRVPAPLAGR; encoded by the coding sequence ATGAAAGCGATGGTCCTCTGCGCGGGCCTGGGCACGCGCCTGCGCCCGCTCACGGAGCGCTGGCCCAAGCCGGCCATGCCGTTCCTCGGGCAGCCGCTGTTGCGCTACCACCTGGCGGTGCTGAGGGCCGCGGGGGTGACGGAGGTGGGCATCAACACGCACCACCTGCCGGACACGATGGCGGCGGTGGCCCGCGCGGAGTGCGAGCGCGCGGGGCTGCCGCTGCACGTGGTGCACGAGCCCGTCATCCAGGGCACGGGCGGAGGCATCCGCGGCCTGCGCGACTTCCTCTCCGGCGAGGACTTCCTCGTGTTCAACGGGGACATCCTCTTCCCGGTGGACCTGAGGCCCGTGGTCGCGGCACACCGCGAGTCTGGCGCGGTGGCGACGATGGTGCTGCTGCCGATGCCGGAAGGGGAGAAGTACGCGGCGGTGGAGGCGGACGCGGGCGGGCAGGTGCGCCGCATCGCGGGCTACGGGCCGGGCGGTGACGGCCTGAAGCCGTGGCACTTCACGGGCGTGCACGTGATGTCCCCCAGCGTGTTCGACTTCATGACGGCGGAAGGCCCCGAGGACATCAACCGCGAGGTCTACGTGCGGGTGATGCAGGCGGGGCTCCAGGTGCGGGGGCACGCGGTGGACGCGTACTGGTCCGACCTGGGCATGCCGTCGCGCTACCTGGCCACGGTGCGGGACGTGCTCGAAGGGCGCGTGCCGTTGCAGGCGCTGGGGAAGGACTCGCCGCTTCACGGGCTGAAGGCCGGGGCGGACGGAGCCTGGGTTCATCCGCAAGCCCGCGTCGCGGGGACGGTGCGCGGGCCCGCGTACGTGGGGGCCGGCAGCGTCGTGGACGCGGGAGCCACCGTGGGCCCGGGCGTGTCGGTGGGCCCGGGCGCGCGAGTGGGGCAGGGCGCGCGGCTTGAGCGCTGCGCCGTGTTCGAGGAGACGCCGGTGTCACCCGGTGAAGCGCTCACCGAGGTGCTCGCGTGGGGCCCGCACCGGGTGCCCGCGCCGCTCGCCGGGCGCTGA
- a CDS encoding cystathionine gamma-synthase: MRFDTLAIHAGQEPDPTTGAIMTPVYLTSTYVQDGPGEHKGYEYSRTQNPTRKALQDCLAALEGAKYGAAFASGLAGTDMLMHMLEAGDHVIVSDDVYGGTFRIFDKVFKRSGLNFSFVDLSKPENFEAAITPKTKMVWVETPTNPMLKLIDLGRIAEIAKKRGILSVADNTFMTPYFQKPLSLGFDVVAHSTTKYLNGHSDVVGGFVCTSRDDIAERMYFLQNAVGGVSGAFDSFLVLRGVKTLHVRMDRHAQNAMKVAQYLSTHKQVKKVTYPGLETHPQHALAKQQMTGFGGMLTFDIHGGLEAARTFLKTVKVFACAESLGGVESLIEHPAIMTHASIPRETREKLGIADGFIRLSVGIEDAQDLIDDLAHALDRVK, encoded by the coding sequence ATGCGCTTCGACACGCTCGCCATCCACGCCGGCCAGGAGCCGGATCCCACCACGGGCGCCATCATGACGCCCGTCTACCTGACCTCCACCTACGTCCAGGACGGGCCGGGGGAGCACAAGGGCTACGAGTACAGCCGCACGCAGAACCCCACGCGCAAGGCGCTGCAGGACTGCCTGGCCGCGCTGGAGGGCGCGAAGTACGGCGCCGCGTTCGCGTCCGGCCTCGCCGGCACGGACATGCTGATGCACATGCTGGAGGCCGGTGACCACGTCATCGTCTCCGACGACGTGTACGGCGGCACCTTCCGCATCTTCGACAAGGTGTTCAAGCGCTCCGGCCTGAACTTCTCCTTCGTGGACCTCTCCAAGCCGGAGAACTTCGAGGCGGCCATCACCCCCAAGACGAAGATGGTCTGGGTGGAGACCCCCACGAACCCGATGCTCAAGCTCATCGACCTGGGCCGCATCGCCGAAATCGCGAAGAAGCGCGGCATCCTCTCCGTCGCGGACAACACGTTCATGACGCCGTACTTCCAGAAGCCGCTGTCCCTGGGCTTCGACGTCGTGGCGCACTCCACGACGAAGTACTTGAACGGCCACAGCGACGTGGTGGGCGGCTTCGTCTGCACCAGCCGCGACGACATCGCGGAGCGGATGTACTTCCTGCAGAACGCGGTGGGCGGGGTGTCCGGCGCCTTCGACAGCTTCCTCGTGCTGCGCGGCGTGAAGACGCTGCACGTGCGCATGGACCGCCACGCGCAGAACGCGATGAAGGTGGCCCAGTACCTGTCCACGCACAAGCAGGTGAAGAAGGTCACCTACCCGGGCCTGGAGACGCACCCGCAGCACGCGCTCGCCAAGCAGCAGATGACCGGCTTCGGCGGCATGCTGACGTTCGACATCCACGGCGGCCTGGAGGCGGCGCGCACCTTCCTCAAGACGGTGAAGGTCTTCGCCTGCGCCGAGTCCCTGGGCGGCGTCGAGTCCCTCATCGAGCACCCCGCCATCATGACCCACGCCTCCATCCCCAGGGAGACGCGCGAGAAGCTGGGCATCGCGGACGGCTTCATCCGCCTGTCCGTCGGCATCGAGGACGCGCAGGACCTCATCGATGACCTCGCGCACGCGCTCGACCGCGTGAAGTAG
- a CDS encoding pyridoxal-phosphate dependent enzyme codes for MDIQQNILTAIGHTPLVKLNKLVGPNDATVLVKCEFMNPGASIKDRMALYIIEKAEREGKLKPGGTIVENTSGNTGMGVALAAAVKGYKCIFTMPDKMSLEKINRLKAMGAQVVVTPTNVPAEDPRSYYETSKRLAKETPGAFMLNQYHNPDNIEAHYHTTGPEIFQQTDGKIDYFVSGLGTGGTMSGAGKFLKEKIPGLKNIGVDPEGSVYEGYFKTGKLTEPHVYKVEGIGEDMLCGAMDFKVVDDVRQVDDRMCFNAARRLAREEGIFAGGSSGAAVHVAVQLAKEVGKGKTIVVVLPDSGSSYISKFHSDEWMRDNGFMQEKGAGTVRDIIGAKPRDLKTAKRGDRVDHVVETMRSHGISQMPVVSDDGRAVGMVHEYDLLNALVANKVKFQDVIDPIVAPLQGAVSAEASIDRLREIFARDNVAVVKDGETVVAIVTKIDLIDYLHRTAA; via the coding sequence ATGGACATCCAACAGAACATCCTCACCGCCATTGGCCACACGCCGCTGGTGAAGCTCAACAAGCTCGTCGGTCCGAACGACGCCACCGTGCTCGTGAAGTGCGAGTTCATGAACCCCGGCGCGTCCATCAAGGACCGCATGGCGCTCTACATCATCGAAAAGGCCGAGCGGGAGGGGAAGCTCAAGCCCGGCGGCACCATCGTGGAGAACACGTCCGGCAACACCGGCATGGGCGTGGCGCTGGCCGCGGCGGTGAAGGGCTACAAGTGCATCTTCACCATGCCGGACAAGATGTCCCTGGAGAAGATCAACCGCCTGAAGGCCATGGGCGCGCAGGTCGTCGTCACGCCGACGAACGTCCCGGCGGAGGACCCTCGCAGCTACTACGAGACGTCCAAGCGCCTGGCCAAGGAGACGCCCGGCGCGTTCATGCTGAACCAGTACCACAACCCGGACAACATCGAGGCGCACTACCACACGACGGGCCCGGAGATCTTCCAGCAGACCGACGGGAAGATTGACTACTTCGTGTCCGGCCTGGGCACCGGCGGCACCATGAGCGGCGCCGGCAAGTTCCTCAAGGAGAAGATCCCCGGCCTGAAGAACATCGGCGTGGATCCGGAAGGCTCCGTCTACGAGGGCTACTTCAAGACGGGCAAGCTCACCGAGCCGCACGTCTACAAGGTCGAGGGCATTGGCGAGGACATGCTCTGCGGCGCCATGGACTTCAAGGTCGTGGACGACGTGCGCCAGGTGGATGACCGCATGTGCTTCAACGCCGCGCGCCGCCTCGCGCGGGAAGAGGGCATCTTCGCGGGTGGCTCCTCCGGCGCCGCCGTGCACGTGGCGGTGCAGCTGGCGAAGGAGGTCGGCAAGGGGAAGACCATCGTGGTCGTCCTGCCGGACTCCGGCAGCAGCTACATCAGCAAGTTCCACTCCGACGAGTGGATGCGGGACAACGGCTTCATGCAGGAGAAGGGCGCCGGCACCGTGCGCGACATCATCGGCGCGAAGCCCCGCGACCTGAAGACCGCGAAGCGCGGGGACCGCGTGGACCACGTGGTGGAGACCATGCGCAGCCACGGCATCAGCCAGATGCCGGTGGTGTCCGACGACGGCCGCGCCGTGGGGATGGTGCACGAGTACGACCTGCTCAACGCCCTGGTCGCCAACAAGGTGAAGTTCCAGGACGTCATCGACCCCATCGTCGCCCCGCTCCAGGGCGCCGTGTCCGCCGAGGCCAGCATCGACCGGCTGCGTGAAATCTTCGCGCGCGACAACGTGGCCGTGGTGAAGGACGGCGAGACGGTGGTCGCCATCGTCACGAAGATCGACCTCATCGACTACCTGCACCGCACCGCCGCTTAA